A region of Cyprinus carpio isolate SPL01 unplaced genomic scaffold, ASM1834038v1 S000000658, whole genome shotgun sequence DNA encodes the following proteins:
- the LOC122134536 gene encoding ras-specific guanine nucleotide-releasing factor 2-like — protein sequence MMFMTAVLESVSLDKFIPETPTSSDSGDMSPCRSPSTPRLLRYRPPAGQSPDGSRCAMSPASAFAIATAAAGHSSPQGFINPEKSYDKEFLVRRAATNRVLNVLRHWVSKHSQVC from the exons ATGATGTTCATGACAGCTGTACTGGAGTCAGTATCCTTGGATAAGTTTATTCCCGAGACACCCACGTCCAGTGATTCAGGAGACATGTCCCCATGCCGTTCACCGTCCACCCCGCGACTCCTCCGCTACCGACCGCCTGCAG GTCAGTCTCCCGATGGCTCCCGCTGTGCCATGTCCCCCGCGTCCGCTTTCGCCATTGCCACCGCCGCAGCTGGACACAGCAGCCCGCAAG GATTTATCAACCCTGAGAAATCCTATGACAAGGAGTTCCTCGTCCGCAGGGCCGCCACCAACAGGGTGCTTAACGTCCTGCGTCACTGGGTTTCCAAACACTCGCAGGTTTGTTGA